A stretch of Plesiomonas shigelloides DNA encodes these proteins:
- a CDS encoding CidB/LrgB family autolysis modulator: MIMNWWPLPLTLAVFFAARWLATKVKSPLMNPLLISMIVLIGFLVATGIPYDKYFSGSQLLNQLLQPAVVALAFPLYEQLHQIRARWKSIIGICFLGSLFAIVSGTAIALWMGASPQMAASIAPKSVTTPIAMAVAQNIGGIPAITAVAVIYVGLLGAVFGHIYMRWLKIRHPSARGLAMGNASHALGTARCAEEDYVEGAFSSLALVICGVITSLIAPFIFPVLVKLLG, from the coding sequence ATGATCATGAACTGGTGGCCTTTACCTCTGACTTTAGCGGTATTTTTCGCAGCCCGTTGGCTGGCGACCAAAGTCAAATCACCGCTGATGAACCCGTTGCTGATTTCGATGATTGTTCTGATCGGTTTTCTGGTCGCGACAGGTATTCCTTACGATAAGTATTTTTCCGGTAGCCAGTTACTGAACCAGTTATTGCAACCGGCGGTAGTGGCATTAGCCTTTCCGCTGTATGAACAGTTGCACCAGATTCGTGCACGCTGGAAATCCATTATCGGGATCTGCTTTTTAGGCTCTCTGTTTGCGATTGTCAGCGGGACTGCAATTGCTCTGTGGATGGGCGCTTCGCCACAAATGGCCGCCTCCATTGCGCCTAAATCAGTGACCACCCCCATTGCGATGGCGGTGGCACAAAACATCGGGGGTATTCCAGCGATTACCGCTGTTGCCGTTATCTATGTGGGCTTGCTGGGCGCGGTGTTTGGCCACATTTATATGCGTTGGCTGAAAATTCGTCATCCTTCTGCTCGCGGTTTAGCGATGGGTAATGCTTCACACGCCTTAGGCACTGCACGCTGCGCGGAAGAAGATTATGTCGAAGGTGCGTTTAGTTCACTGGCACTGGTGATTTGTGGTGTAATTACCTCACTGATTGCGCCTTTCATCTTCCCTGTGCTGGTCAAATTGTTGGGATAA
- a CDS encoding DMT family transporter — MTLRTHRPLIGASWMILAGMAFAAINTLTQYVSINMHIPSTSVALYQYLVALVVMLPWLLKVGLRRSLSTEHLGQHIFRIFLSVIGIQCWLWALAYPIPIWQGIALIMTSPLFATLGSGLFLGEKVGAARWIATLSGFVGAMIILEPWSDNFQLITLLPLAAAFFWASYSLMVKKLSHHDSPTTMVVYLLILITPFNLLLALPEFTVPQGTGAVMLGLVGLLTAFAQMAIAKAYASADASFVQPFDNFKLPINVAAGWLVFGWAPPGRLWLGAAIIVAATAFITHWEQRASR; from the coding sequence ATGACTTTGCGTACACACCGGCCGCTGATAGGCGCCAGTTGGATGATTCTGGCCGGAATGGCCTTTGCAGCCATTAATACCCTGACTCAGTATGTCAGCATTAATATGCACATCCCGTCCACTTCTGTTGCCCTCTACCAATATCTGGTTGCACTGGTGGTGATGCTGCCGTGGCTGTTGAAAGTAGGATTGCGCCGCTCGCTCAGTACGGAGCATTTGGGGCAACATATCTTCCGAATTTTCCTTTCGGTGATCGGAATTCAATGCTGGTTATGGGCGCTCGCCTATCCAATCCCGATTTGGCAAGGTATTGCGCTGATCATGACCTCGCCGCTGTTCGCTACGCTCGGCTCTGGGCTATTTTTAGGCGAAAAAGTGGGCGCCGCGCGCTGGATTGCCACCCTCAGTGGCTTTGTCGGTGCCATGATCATTTTGGAGCCATGGTCAGATAATTTTCAGCTGATCACCTTACTCCCTCTGGCAGCGGCATTTTTCTGGGCCAGCTATTCGCTGATGGTGAAAAAGCTGTCACACCATGACTCGCCAACCACCATGGTGGTTTACCTGCTGATCTTGATTACGCCATTTAACCTTCTGTTGGCGCTGCCGGAATTCACCGTACCACAGGGCACGGGCGCGGTAATGCTAGGCTTGGTCGGCTTACTTACCGCCTTTGCGCAGATGGCGATCGCCAAAGCGTACGCCAGCGCAGATGCCTCATTCGTGCAGCCGTTCGACAACTTCAAGCTGCCCATTAACGTAGCCGCAGGTTGGTTGGTGTTCGGCTGGGCGCCACCGGGTCGCTTGTGGCTTGGCGCGGCCATTATTGTTGCTGCCACCGCCTTTATTACCCACTGGGAACAACGCGCTTCACGCTAA
- a CDS encoding CidA/LrgA family protein, whose product MSQYVSNVWGYARAFVLIFACLWVGNSLSAWLHLNIPGSIIGMLVLFILLSLQIVKADWVKPGCYLFIRYMAVLFIPIGVGLINHYRDLSSSMGAFLVSTTVSTLIVMTAVSVVYQRIHAKSDLMAGTPDAPETVEAEQSNAANSNKADQSAARGNGEK is encoded by the coding sequence ATGTCACAGTACGTCAGCAATGTATGGGGCTATGCCCGAGCCTTTGTACTTATTTTTGCGTGTTTATGGGTGGGAAACAGCCTGTCTGCTTGGCTGCATCTTAATATCCCCGGTAGCATCATCGGTATGCTGGTGCTGTTCATTCTGCTCAGTCTGCAAATTGTGAAAGCCGATTGGGTGAAACCGGGATGTTATCTCTTTATCCGCTATATGGCGGTACTGTTCATTCCTATCGGTGTCGGCCTGATCAACCATTACCGTGATCTCTCCAGCAGCATGGGGGCGTTTTTGGTCTCCACCACCGTCAGTACACTGATTGTGATGACTGCGGTATCCGTGGTGTACCAACGCATTCACGCTAAATCCGATTTGATGGCCGGTACGCCAGATGCACCGGAAACGGTCGAAGCGGAACAGTCAAACGCAGCAAACAGCAACAAAGCGGATCAGTCCGCAGCACGTGGTAACGGAGAGAAATGA
- a CDS encoding alanine/glycine:cation symporter family protein, translated as MFDLQSVLQTIDNFVWGAPLLILLVGTGVYLTVRLRLIQIFSLPRAFSYMFRSEPGQGAGDVSAFAALCTALSATIGTGNIVGVATAIKAGGPGALFWMWMAAFFGMATKYAECLLAVKYRVKDANGQMAGGPMYYIEKGLGLKWLASLFAVFGIGVAFFGIGTFPQVNAITESLQNTFGFPIWITATVLTCLVAAVTLGGIKRISAIAQLTVPFMALFYVAGSVLLLMVNYHKVPDAVMLILTSAFNPDAAVGGALGLTIQQVMKSGIARGVFSNESGLGSAPIAAAAARTNEPVRQGLVSMTGTFIDTLVICTMTGLALVVTGVWNTPLSGAAMTNAAFATGLNELGQWVVTIGLMFFAFTTILGWNYYGERCVTYLFGTKGIRPYRWIFILLVASGAFLKLDTIWILADIVNGLMAIPNLIALVGLRHVVVAETRDYFARMKLPREAVEAV; from the coding sequence GTGTTTGACCTGCAATCCGTATTGCAAACCATCGATAATTTTGTCTGGGGTGCGCCGCTGTTGATTCTGCTGGTGGGAACCGGTGTTTATCTAACAGTACGTCTGCGCCTGATCCAGATTTTCTCTCTGCCGCGTGCATTTTCCTATATGTTCCGTTCCGAGCCGGGCCAAGGTGCGGGTGATGTGAGTGCCTTTGCTGCGCTCTGTACCGCGCTGTCTGCCACTATCGGTACCGGTAATATTGTTGGGGTAGCCACGGCAATCAAAGCCGGTGGGCCGGGTGCGCTGTTTTGGATGTGGATGGCGGCATTCTTTGGCATGGCCACCAAATACGCCGAATGTTTGCTGGCCGTGAAATACCGCGTGAAAGATGCCAATGGTCAGATGGCGGGCGGCCCGATGTATTACATCGAAAAAGGGCTGGGCCTGAAGTGGTTGGCGTCGCTGTTTGCGGTGTTTGGTATCGGGGTGGCGTTCTTCGGGATCGGCACATTCCCGCAGGTCAATGCGATCACCGAATCGCTGCAAAATACCTTTGGTTTCCCTATTTGGATCACCGCGACCGTACTGACATGCTTAGTCGCCGCCGTTACCCTTGGCGGGATCAAGCGGATTTCGGCCATTGCCCAGCTGACAGTTCCGTTTATGGCGCTGTTCTATGTGGCCGGTTCTGTGCTGCTGCTGATGGTGAATTACCATAAGGTGCCGGATGCGGTGATGTTGATCCTGACATCGGCATTTAACCCTGATGCCGCTGTGGGTGGTGCGCTGGGTCTGACCATTCAGCAGGTGATGAAATCCGGTATTGCGCGCGGCGTGTTCTCTAACGAATCAGGCCTTGGCAGTGCGCCGATTGCCGCGGCTGCGGCACGTACCAATGAGCCAGTGCGTCAAGGTTTGGTCTCGATGACCGGTACCTTTATCGATACCTTGGTGATCTGTACGATGACCGGTTTGGCGCTGGTGGTGACTGGGGTATGGAATACACCACTCAGCGGCGCAGCGATGACCAATGCGGCCTTTGCGACCGGCTTGAATGAGCTGGGGCAGTGGGTGGTGACTATCGGTCTGATGTTCTTTGCCTTTACAACAATTTTGGGCTGGAACTACTACGGTGAGCGCTGCGTAACCTATCTGTTCGGTACTAAAGGGATCCGTCCGTACCGTTGGATCTTTATCCTACTGGTGGCATCGGGTGCGTTTTTGAAACTCGATACCATCTGGATTTTGGCGGATATCGTCAATGGCCTGATGGCGATCCCGAATCTGATTGCGCTCGTCGGGCTGCGTCATGTGGTGGTTGCCGAAACCCGTGATTATTTCGCTCGCATGAAACTGCCGCGTGAGGCTGTAGAAGCGGTTTAA
- the csgD gene encoding biofilm master transcriptional regulator CsgD, translating to MEKHAHLLLITKPSLQVSALSRTLREKTSLPVSIHNLANPLDSMPAELTLMLFDLSEMDNKEIKLWQYKLFQHRNSIKTLLFNMPDDVTQEDILSWPAISGIFRTEDNEDTLVKGIKSVLNGEFWLPRSLTSLLIEHLRVHQRNSANYPQLTLREKEILEQLRSGASNMEIASMLFVSEHTIKSHLYNLFRKINVRNRTQAIYWAEENLKQ from the coding sequence ATGGAAAAGCATGCACATTTGCTGCTCATTACCAAGCCTTCCCTGCAGGTCAGCGCACTCAGCAGAACATTGCGCGAGAAAACCTCTCTGCCGGTCAGCATTCATAATCTGGCCAATCCACTGGACAGTATGCCGGCGGAATTGACTCTGATGCTGTTTGATTTATCCGAAATGGATAATAAAGAAATAAAACTGTGGCAATACAAGCTGTTCCAGCATCGTAACAGCATTAAGACGTTGTTGTTCAATATGCCAGATGATGTGACACAAGAAGATATTCTGTCTTGGCCGGCGATCAGCGGCATTTTTCGCACCGAAGATAACGAAGACACGCTGGTTAAAGGGATTAAATCGGTGCTCAACGGTGAGTTTTGGCTGCCCCGTAGCCTAACCAGTTTATTGATTGAACATTTACGCGTTCACCAGCGCAACAGCGCCAATTACCCACAACTTACGTTACGGGAAAAAGAGATCTTAGAACAATTACGCTCTGGCGCGTCGAACATGGAAATCGCCAGCATGCTGTTTGTTAGCGAACATACCATAAAGTCACATCTTTATAATTTATTCAGAAAAATCAACGTACGTAATCGGACACAAGCCATTTACTGGGCTGAAGAGAATCTTAAGCAGTAA
- the cdd gene encoding cytidine deaminase gives MQERIKAALANLPAPLSAALTPYLSETGFAGWLRAEDVSAICSVTGLDVPALSLALLPVAAAYSVAPISKFYVGAISRGESGNLYFGANMEFADVALQQTVHAEQSAITHAWIRGEKALTDITINYSPCGHCRQFMNELNAAPDLKIHLPERAPSKLYDYLPDAFGPRDLNITTLLMDAQDHGMQTRTTDPLVSAALEAANHSHAPYSQSYAGVALQMQSGAIYQGMYAENAAFNPSLPPLQAALINLNMSGESAANICRAVLVESQTAILSQQAATEATLRALGVSEITCLRV, from the coding sequence ATGCAAGAGAGAATTAAAGCCGCCCTTGCCAACCTGCCTGCGCCGTTATCTGCCGCATTAACCCCATATTTATCAGAAACTGGTTTTGCTGGCTGGTTGCGCGCTGAAGACGTTTCCGCTATTTGTTCGGTAACCGGACTGGATGTACCAGCGCTGTCATTGGCGTTATTGCCCGTTGCAGCCGCCTACTCTGTTGCCCCTATTTCAAAGTTTTATGTTGGCGCGATCAGCCGTGGTGAAAGCGGTAATCTGTATTTTGGTGCCAATATGGAATTTGCCGATGTTGCGTTGCAACAGACCGTGCATGCCGAGCAAAGTGCCATTACCCATGCGTGGATCCGCGGCGAGAAAGCCCTGACTGACATTACGATCAACTATTCGCCGTGTGGTCACTGCCGCCAGTTCATGAATGAGCTAAATGCTGCGCCAGATCTGAAAATTCACCTGCCAGAGCGTGCACCAAGTAAGCTGTATGATTACTTGCCGGATGCATTCGGCCCGCGCGATCTGAACATCACCACCTTGTTGATGGATGCCCAGGATCACGGGATGCAAACCCGTACCACAGATCCGCTGGTCAGTGCTGCGTTAGAGGCTGCCAACCATAGCCATGCGCCTTACAGCCAAAGCTATGCCGGGGTTGCGTTGCAAATGCAATCCGGCGCGATTTATCAGGGCATGTACGCAGAAAATGCGGCCTTCAACCCAAGCCTGCCTCCGCTGCAAGCTGCGCTGATCAATCTGAACATGTCAGGTGAATCTGCGGCGAATATTTGCCGCGCGGTACTGGTAGAAAGTCAAACGGCTATCTTAAGCCAGCAAGCGGCAACCGAAGCGACTCTGCGCGCATTAGGTGTTAGCGAGATCACCTGTCTGCGCGTGTAG
- the rarD gene encoding EamA family transporter RarD has translation MPQLFSGPVLAALAFVLWGITPLFYRLIPGADAIELLAQRLVWSLPLLLLARLLIKNRTSFREVWQDKKSLFGCLLGGIVMCVSWTAFTYAITHDQVLAASLGYFINPLCSIALGVIFLSDKLSRFQQLAVVLAIVGVGYQVWHYGELPWLAILMGVAFAVYGLIRKQVRYDSLTALSVETLFLFPFALVCALWLLFSGNSVLLDADNITRAGYILSAPVTLVPLLLFALAVKRTSLTVVGLVQYIEPSLQFILAVLIFDEPFDMVKGVSFSFIWAGLIFCVAEMIFSHWKYKGVLREKHQPRG, from the coding sequence ATGCCACAACTATTCTCTGGGCCAGTTCTTGCTGCGTTGGCCTTCGTACTCTGGGGCATCACGCCTCTCTTCTACCGTTTAATCCCCGGTGCCGATGCCATTGAGCTTCTGGCGCAACGTCTGGTTTGGTCTTTACCGCTACTGCTGTTAGCGCGTTTACTGATCAAAAATCGCACCTCGTTCCGTGAGGTCTGGCAGGATAAAAAATCCCTGTTCGGCTGTCTCCTGGGCGGGATCGTGATGTGTGTTTCCTGGACAGCCTTCACCTACGCCATTACCCACGATCAGGTTTTGGCCGCCAGCTTAGGCTACTTTATCAACCCACTGTGCTCGATTGCGCTTGGCGTGATTTTCTTGAGCGATAAGCTGAGTCGGTTCCAACAGTTGGCGGTCGTTCTGGCGATTGTCGGTGTGGGCTACCAAGTGTGGCATTACGGTGAACTGCCGTGGTTGGCGATTTTGATGGGCGTCGCTTTTGCAGTTTATGGTCTGATCCGTAAGCAAGTGCGCTATGACTCGCTGACCGCGCTAAGTGTGGAAACACTGTTCCTGTTCCCGTTTGCCTTGGTGTGCGCACTCTGGCTGCTGTTCAGTGGCAACAGTGTGCTGCTGGATGCCGATAACATCACCCGCGCGGGATATATTCTAAGTGCGCCGGTCACGCTGGTGCCGCTGCTGCTGTTTGCCTTAGCGGTAAAACGCACCTCATTAACGGTAGTCGGTTTGGTGCAGTATATCGAGCCATCGCTGCAGTTTATTCTAGCGGTGCTGATCTTTGATGAACCGTTTGATATGGTCAAAGGCGTAAGCTTTAGCTTTATTTGGGCCGGTCTGATTTTCTGTGTCGCGGAGATGATTTTCAGTCACTGGAAATACAAAGGCGTCTTGCGCGAAAAACATCAGCCACGAGGCTGA
- the phoA gene encoding alkaline phosphatase yields MSVRFPLTLLTSALLLSLSGGASAQAAEAHAAGPKIEHRAAQGDVTQFGGARRLTEEQTAALRASLSDKQVKNVILLIGDGMGDSEITAARNYANGAGGFFAGIDALPLTGQYTHYALDKKTGKPDYVTDSAASATAWSSGVKTYNGALGVDIHEKPHTTLMQLAKAAGKGTGNVSTAELQDATPAAMMAHVTARKCYGPEATSKLCPTNALENGGKGSITEQMLQTRPDVTLGGGMKTFSEVSKAGAGQGKTLRQQAQEQGFVIVETLDDLKKVQSADQKAPLLGLFSDGNMPVRWKGPKASYHGNLDQPAVTCTANPERSASVPNLADMTEKAIDLLKTNPNGFFLQVEGASIDKQDHAANPCGQFGETVDLDEAVQKALEFARADGNTLVIVTADHAHSSQIVAPDTKAPGLTQALNTKDGAVMAISYGTAEADESQEHTGSQLRIAAYGPRAANVVGLTDQTDLFFTMRDAMGLKQDKQQ; encoded by the coding sequence ATGTCCGTTCGTTTCCCATTAACCCTGCTTACCAGTGCTCTGTTATTGTCCTTAAGTGGTGGCGCTTCTGCGCAAGCGGCTGAGGCACATGCCGCTGGCCCAAAAATCGAACATCGCGCCGCCCAAGGTGATGTGACCCAGTTTGGTGGTGCTCGCCGTTTGACCGAAGAACAAACGGCAGCACTGCGCGCTTCTCTGTCCGACAAGCAGGTGAAAAACGTGATTCTGCTGATTGGCGATGGCATGGGCGACTCGGAAATTACTGCAGCGCGCAATTATGCTAATGGCGCCGGTGGTTTCTTTGCTGGGATTGATGCGCTGCCATTGACTGGTCAGTACACCCACTACGCGTTAGATAAAAAGACCGGTAAGCCAGATTATGTGACGGATTCCGCGGCGTCGGCTACGGCGTGGAGCTCGGGCGTGAAAACCTATAATGGCGCGCTGGGTGTTGATATCCATGAAAAGCCACACACCACATTGATGCAGCTGGCGAAAGCGGCGGGTAAAGGTACCGGTAACGTCTCCACCGCAGAATTACAAGATGCGACACCGGCGGCGATGATGGCGCATGTGACCGCGCGTAAATGTTATGGCCCAGAAGCGACCAGCAAACTGTGCCCAACTAATGCGTTGGAAAACGGTGGTAAGGGTTCGATTACCGAACAAATGTTGCAAACTCGCCCTGATGTGACTTTAGGCGGCGGGATGAAGACCTTCAGCGAAGTGAGCAAAGCCGGTGCCGGCCAAGGTAAAACGCTGCGTCAACAGGCGCAAGAGCAGGGCTTTGTGATTGTCGAAACGCTCGATGATCTGAAAAAAGTGCAGTCTGCCGATCAAAAAGCGCCACTGTTAGGCCTGTTCTCTGACGGTAATATGCCAGTACGCTGGAAAGGTCCAAAAGCCAGTTATCATGGTAACTTAGACCAACCGGCGGTGACCTGTACCGCGAACCCAGAGCGCAGCGCATCGGTGCCGAATCTGGCTGATATGACAGAAAAAGCCATCGATTTGCTGAAAACCAATCCCAATGGGTTCTTCTTGCAAGTTGAGGGCGCGTCGATTGACAAACAAGATCACGCAGCGAACCCGTGTGGCCAATTTGGTGAAACGGTGGATCTGGATGAAGCGGTACAAAAGGCACTGGAGTTTGCCCGCGCAGATGGCAACACCTTGGTCATTGTGACCGCTGACCACGCGCACTCCAGCCAAATCGTAGCACCGGACACCAAAGCGCCGGGTCTGACCCAAGCCCTGAACACCAAAGATGGTGCAGTGATGGCGATCAGCTATGGCACAGCGGAAGCCGATGAGTCACAAGAGCATACCGGCTCTCAACTGCGTATTGCTGCCTATGGTCCACGTGCGGCGAACGTTGTGGGGCTGACTGACCAGACTGACTTGTTCTTCACCATGCGTGATGCGATGGGGCTCAAGCAAGACAAGCAACAATAA
- a CDS encoding flagellar motor protein — protein MSFIGFFVALICILGANLIEGGHPSALLNGPAFLIVVGGTIGAAMVQFPFNVMWRSLKRFRWLVIPLRMDFFSQAEMLEKLASVARKEGFLALDAMIEEIPDPFTAKGVQMLVDGVDKDALYDLLEAEIEKEQYDIEQTAKLYESMGGYSPTMGILGAVLGLIHAMGLLDRPDELGQGIAVAFVATIYGVAFANVLLLPFANRYKAFAHDLYNFKIMSVDALYSIAEGHSPHQIRQRLDVYTEELQ, from the coding sequence GTGAGTTTCATTGGTTTTTTTGTTGCCCTGATTTGTATTTTGGGGGCGAACTTAATTGAAGGCGGTCATCCGTCGGCATTGCTGAACGGTCCGGCATTTTTGATCGTCGTCGGGGGTACTATCGGTGCGGCGATGGTGCAGTTTCCATTCAATGTCATGTGGCGCAGCCTCAAGCGTTTTCGTTGGTTGGTGATCCCGCTGCGAATGGATTTTTTCTCCCAAGCTGAAATGCTAGAGAAACTGGCCAGTGTAGCGCGCAAAGAAGGCTTTTTGGCTCTGGATGCGATGATTGAAGAGATCCCCGATCCTTTCACCGCTAAAGGCGTGCAAATGCTGGTGGACGGTGTCGACAAAGACGCGCTCTATGATCTCTTAGAAGCTGAAATCGAAAAAGAGCAATATGACATTGAGCAGACCGCCAAGCTGTACGAATCCATGGGCGGTTATAGCCCAACCATGGGTATTCTGGGTGCGGTATTGGGCCTGATTCACGCCATGGGGCTGTTGGATCGGCCAGACGAGCTGGGTCAGGGGATCGCGGTTGCGTTCGTGGCCACCATTTACGGTGTGGCATTTGCCAACGTGTTGTTGCTGCCATTTGCCAACCGTTATAAAGCGTTTGCCCATGATCTGTATAACTTCAAAATCATGAGTGTGGATGCGCTGTATTCCATTGCCGAAGGTCATAGCCCACATCAAATTCGTCAGCGTTTGGATGTGTATACCGAAGAGTTACAGTGA
- the sbcB gene encoding exodeoxyribonuclease I, which produces MSSQAQDTYYFYDFETWGTHPALDRPAQFAGIRTDSDFNIIGEPLVIYCKPTDDYLPHPEAVMITGITPQVALARGVSEAEFATLIHEQFSQPRTCTVGYNNIRFDDEVTRNIFYRNFIDPYAYSWQNNNSRWDLLDVVRACYALRPEGIAWPEGDDGLPSFKLEKLTKANGIEHTQAHDAMSDVHATIAMARLLRQAQPKLFDYFLTHRHKRKVSGLLDLVNMAPLVHVSGMFGSARGNTSWIVPLAWHPTNQNAVIVCDLAGDITPLLTADADTLREKLYTATADLAPGESRIPLKLVHINKCPILAPAKTLLPENAERLGIDRAACLQNLQRLKDAPDLRDKVVAIFAQERDYPAQSDVDARLYDGFFSDADKAAMQIIRSSAPEALGTLDLQYTDDRIAPLLFRYRARNFPQTLTREEQREWQQHRQQVLTEQAPRFTRSLEDLANLYDDNAEKLALLKALYDYGCRLVS; this is translated from the coding sequence ATGAGCAGTCAGGCACAGGATACTTATTACTTTTACGATTTTGAGACCTGGGGAACCCATCCGGCGCTCGACCGACCGGCACAGTTTGCCGGTATCCGTACCGACAGTGACTTCAATATCATCGGCGAACCGCTGGTGATATATTGCAAACCCACTGATGATTACTTGCCCCATCCAGAAGCAGTGATGATCACGGGGATCACCCCGCAAGTGGCTCTGGCGCGGGGAGTCAGTGAAGCTGAATTTGCTACGCTGATTCACGAACAATTTAGCCAACCACGCACCTGCACAGTGGGCTATAACAATATCCGTTTTGATGATGAGGTAACGCGTAATATTTTTTACCGCAACTTCATCGATCCGTATGCTTACAGCTGGCAAAACAACAATTCTCGCTGGGATCTGCTGGATGTGGTGCGCGCCTGTTACGCGCTGCGCCCTGAAGGGATCGCGTGGCCAGAAGGTGACGATGGTCTACCGAGCTTTAAGCTGGAAAAATTGACCAAAGCCAACGGCATTGAACACACACAAGCGCACGATGCGATGTCTGACGTGCATGCCACCATCGCGATGGCGCGTTTGCTACGTCAAGCGCAACCGAAATTATTCGATTATTTCCTGACTCATCGCCACAAGCGTAAAGTGTCTGGCTTGCTGGATCTGGTGAATATGGCGCCGCTGGTGCATGTATCCGGTATGTTTGGGAGTGCGCGCGGCAACACCAGCTGGATTGTGCCGCTGGCTTGGCATCCGACCAATCAAAATGCCGTGATTGTTTGCGATCTGGCCGGTGATATCACCCCGCTACTGACCGCCGATGCCGATACCTTGCGCGAAAAGCTCTATACCGCCACGGCTGATTTAGCGCCGGGAGAAAGCCGCATCCCACTCAAACTGGTGCACATCAATAAGTGCCCTATTTTGGCCCCCGCCAAAACCTTGCTGCCAGAAAATGCCGAGCGACTGGGCATTGATCGCGCCGCCTGTCTGCAAAACTTACAGCGCCTCAAAGACGCGCCAGATTTGCGCGATAAAGTCGTCGCCATCTTCGCTCAAGAGCGTGACTACCCCGCACAAAGCGATGTCGATGCACGCCTGTACGACGGTTTTTTCTCGGATGCTGACAAGGCCGCGATGCAAATTATCCGCAGCAGTGCGCCTGAAGCGCTTGGCACACTGGATCTGCAATACACTGATGATCGCATCGCTCCCCTGCTGTTTCGTTACCGCGCGCGTAACTTCCCGCAAACTCTGACTCGGGAAGAGCAACGTGAATGGCAACAACACCGCCAGCAGGTGCTGACCGAACAAGCGCCGCGCTTTACGCGTAGCTTGGAAGATCTGGCTAATCTGTATGACGATAACGCAGAAAAGTTGGCATTGCTCAAAGCGTTGTACGATTACGGCTGTCGTCTGGTGTCTTAA